The stretch of DNA ACCGCGCCGGTGGTGTGCGCCGAGATCTGGTTGCCGAAGAAATCGAAGTCGACCCAGGTGTCGGTGCTGCGTCCCTCGCGGCAGCCGAGGACGTCGCCGTAGAACCGGCGGGTGGAGGCGAGATCGCGGATGAAGAAGGCGTAATGGAATGGTTGCGGCATGGTGCGCCGTATTCTATGGGCGATCGCGGACAGGGGCCAGCTTTTGGAGGGCCGGCTTCTGGGGAGCTGATTCCATTCCTGCATCACCGTGCCGCAGGTCAACGAACGAATCGGCGAACCACCGGATGCCGAGCGGCGCGCCGACGTCAGCGATCGTCTCGTCGCTGACGGGTTTGCCCGAGCCGTAGTTGACCTGCTGGCCAGGATTCTTGATAATGCCCAGAACCCCCACGATCCTGCTTCCGGCCTCGCAGCGGCGGCTCATCAGCCGCACGCTGTAAAAACGATGCGCTCATGCGCGCCGCCCGTGAGGAGCCGACGGCGACTCAGATGTCCGACGTAGCTCGCTGGCGCCCGGCAAGACGAGAGCTGAAGGTATCGGTGCTGCGGCGTCAGCTCGAAGAGCGCGACGCTGAAGTCGAAGTCCTTCTTGTTCGTGACAAAGTCCAGCCGCCCCGAAAACAGGCCGCTCAGCTCGGTCGCCTGTGGGAGAGGGTCGGTGGTTTGCGTTGTGCCCGTGGCCGCGGCGGGCAGCGCGGTCCCCAGGCGATGGGCCCCGCCTGCGCGCTCCGTCGTCAGGTAGACGCGCATGGTGCCGTTGGCCATCGCAGCCGACGAAGGCGCATGCTTCAACGCATCGAAGCCCACGCACGGCATGCGTCAACAAAACGAAAATGGCCACCACTGGTACGGTGGCCATTGCCCCTCCTGGGCTCGAACCAGGACTCTCCTGATCCAGAGTCAGGCGTGTTGCCAGTTACACCAAGGGGCAGTATTGCCAAGGGACCACTGTTGCATCGTGGCCGCTTCTGGAGTGCGGCCATGGAGCTGAGGGGGATCGAACCCCTGACCTCTGCAGTGCGATTGCAGCGCTCTCCCAGCTGAGCTACAGCCCCGTGAGCCGCGAAACCTACCCGTCGCCCCCATGGGCGTCAACCGGATTTTGACCCGCCCGCGGCCACGCGACTCCCCACACCGAGCCCGCGAAACGAGGCCATTTCCCGACCCGAAGCGTATATTGGCGACCATCCCAAAACCGCCGCCCCGGAGACTCCACCATGACCCGGTGCCCCCGCTTCCCGGTCGTCGCCATCGCCCCGGTACTCGCCGCCGCGGCCACCGCCGTCGCCGTCGCCACCGCGTGCAATCGCACCAGCAACCCCGCATCCCGTCTCGCATCCACCGCCGCGAGCTCCGATGCCGACTCTACCGCGACCGCCCGACCGCCCGACCGCCCGACCGCTCCTCCTCTGTTCTCCAACCTCGGCTCCCTGCACCACGCCGTCTCCGCCTCCGCCGACGCGCAGCCGTGGTTCGATCAGGGCCTCCGCCTCATCTATGCCTTCAACCACGAGGAGGCCATCGCCTCCTTCAGGGAAGGCGCCCGGCGCGATCCCGATTGCGCCATGTGCTGGTGGGGCGTCGCCGTCGCCCTCGGCCCCAACATCAACCTGCCGATGGACGACAAGGCAATTCCCGACGCCATGGACGCCGTCCACCACGCCCAGGCGCTGGCATCCCACGCGTCGCCCGAGGAGCGCGACTACATCGCCGCCGTGGCGGCCCGCTACTCCGACGCCAAGGGCGCCAGCCGCGCCATGCTCGACACCGCCTACGCCGCCGCCATGGGCGACCTCGCCCACCGCTATCCCGACGACCCCGATGCCCAGACCCTCTGGGCCGAGTCGCTCATGGACCTCCAGCCGTGGAACTACTACACCGTGGGCGGCACGCCCAAGGGCCGCATCAACGACATCATCGCGGCGCTCGAGGGCGTGCTCGCGCGGAATCCCAACCACCCCGGCGCCTGCCACTACTACATCCATGCCGTCGAGGCGTCGCCCACACCCGAGCGCGGCCTGCCCTGCGCCGAGCGCTTGGCCGAGCTGATGCCCGGCGCGGGTCACCTCGTCCACATGCCCGCGCACATCTACATGCGCCTCGGCCGCTACGCCGACGCGGTACGGCACAACGTGCACGCGCTCGCGGCCGACAAGGCGCTCATGGACATGCGCCACGACACCGGCCCATACCTGCTCCTCTATCCGACCCACAACGAGCACTTCCTCTGGTCGGCGTACACGATGGAGGGCCGAGAGGCCGACGCGCTCGCCTCCGCGCGCAAGGTGGGCGACGCGATCCCGATCGACGTCTACCGCGGATTCCCGGCCGCCCAGTTCCTCCTGCCCACGCCCTACTTCGCGCTCGCCCGCTTCGAGAAGTGGGACGAGCTGCTCGCCGCGCCCGCTCCCGACACCGCCGCGGCCCTCCGCTACACCGCCGGGATGTGGCACTACACCCGCGGCCTCGCGTTCACCGCCAAGGGCGACACCGCCAACGCCCGCGCCGAGCTCGACAGCGTGCGCGCCGTCGAGGCCGCGACCGCGCCGGACTTCATCGTCGGCCAGAACTCGGCCAAGGCGCTCCTCGGCATCGCCCACCGCCATCTGGCCGCCGAGCTCGCCGTGCGCGCCGATCGACGCGCCACCGCCGTCAAGCTCCTGCGCGACGCCGCGGCAATGGAAGACAGCCTCACCTACGACGAGCCGCCCGCCTGGTATCACCCGATCCGTCAGGTCCTCGGCCGCGTCCTGCTCGATTTCGGCGACGCCCGCGGCGCCGAGCTGGCGTTCCGCGAGGACCTCCGCCGCAATCGCGAAAACGGCTGGTCCCTCGGCGGCCTCGCGGAGAGTCTGCGCAAGCAGGGCAAGACGCGCGCGGCCGCGGAGGTCGACGCCCGCTTCAAGCGCGCCTGGTCCGGCGCCGACGTAAAGATCGCCGCGCGCTGATCGGCGACGGGGGGTACGCGCACACGGAAATTGCGTGAGGGGCAGACAAAAATGGGTGCGGGGGCTCCGCCGACAAGCACACAGTCGGCTCCGCCCCCGCACCCATTTTGGTCTGCCCGCGAGCATCTTGCGGGATGCGCGCAGCCCGCGCCGCCGATCAGAAGTTGTCCAGCACCACCGCGACGGTTCCCGGCTTGCCGCCCCCGGTCTTGTCAACGACGAACACCGTCTGCACCTGCCCCGAGTTGAACATCAGGGTCCCCGCATCGATGTCCGCGATCTTCGATCCCGCCGGCGTCACCCGCACCTGGTAACTCCCGGCCGGAATGATCCGGGTATCCGTCGACGTCTCGAACGTCACCCCGGCAAACGTCGGCGTCGCCGTGGTGAGGTCGGCGCCGGGAGCCGTGACATAGACGTCCACGGTGCCTTCCGCCGGTGACGCCTGCACCACGTGCAGCTTGGTCTTGTCGGTCGGTGGGAGCTGGATGTCGTCGGTGAACAGCTTCACGTCCACCGCGCCCACCGTGCCCGCGATGAGCAGGGTGTAGCTCGACTGGTCGAGCAGCGTGGCCGTCGTGCTGGCCACCGGGGTGCCGTCGCTCGTCGTCACGTCCACCTTGCGCGCGCCGGCCGTCACCAGGCGGTAGGGCACGAACGAGCCGGCCGCCAGGTCCTGCACCAGCACGCCGCCGTCGAGCAGCACGTCGAGCGTCGGCGAAGCGGGCACGGCCTGCACCACCCGGAGCTGCGCGCTGTTGGCCGCGGGATTGGTGCTGTCGTTGCACGCGGCCACGGCGAGACCGGCCGCGAGCGTCGCCACAATCGTTCGAAGTCTTCCCATCTCGGCTCTCCTCCTCCTGCGCTCCTCCCGGAGCGGTTGTGGTCCGGCGCGCGGCGCGCGATTCCGCGCCACGCTTCAGCGCGCGATCCGCGCGAGCTGGCGATCGTGCACCCGCGACAGCGCCGCGAGCGCCGCCGCCGCGCCCACGAGCGCGGTGAACATGTCCCACTGCGTGTCCCACGGATCGCCCTGCGTGCCGAGGAACGCGTCGGCCGCGGTTCCGGTCGCCATGGCGGTGCCCCACTCGAACAATTCGTACGACGCGCTGATCGCCAGGCAGACGCACAGCACGAGGAACGGAAGCCAGCGGCTCTTCCGGAGCGGGGACGTCCGCCAGAGCACCTCGCGCACGACGATCGCCGGCACGAACCCCTGCGCGAAGTGGCCGATGCGGTCGTAGTCGTTCCGCGCCAACCCGAGCCCCCGCTCCATCCAGAAGCCGAGCGGCACTTGGGCGTAGGTGTACCGTCCCCCCACCATCAGAATGCAGGCATGTACCGCGAGCAGGCCGTACGCGAGCGGCGTCAGGGGAAACCGCGCATGCGTCGCGACCACGATGGGAAGCCCGATCAACACCGGAAACACCTCGAGCAGCCAGGTGAAGCGATCCTTCGGCGCGGCCGCGCTCCACGCGAGCACGAGAAGGACAAGGGCAAGGAGCGCCACCTCGTACCGTCGGCGCGAGCGGAGCGCCTCGTCCCCTTCACCCATCGGCGGATGCCGCGTCGACCGACGCGCCGTCTGCCGGTGCGTCGGCAAACGGCACCTCGATCGTGAGCCCGTCCCGCGCGACAGTCGCCGCCGGAAACACCGCCTTCGCCTCGGCCACCAGCTCGCTCGCGTCCCAGTTGTAGCGCGGGCTGATGTGGGTGAGCACGAGCCGCCGCACTCCGGCTTGCCGCGCCACCTCGGCGGCCTCCGCGGCGGTCGAGTGCCCGGTCTCCTCCGCGCGGGCCCGCTCGTCGCCGGCGAACGTCGCCTCGTGGATCAGGAGATCGGCGCCGCGCGCCGCTTCGACCACGGTGACGCAGGGCCGCGTGTCTCCCGTGTACACCAGCGTGCGCCCTCGCCTGGGCGGACCCACCAATTCGGCGGCCCCTACCGAACGGCCGTCGGGCAGCTCCACCGTCTGGCCCCGGTGCAGTCGTCCCCACAGCGGGCCTTCGGGCACGCCCAGCTCGCGCGCGCGCGCCGGGTCGAACCGCCCGCGCCGCTCGTGCTCGGCGAGCGCGTAGCCCACGGTTTCCGCGCGGTGCTCCGTCGGAAACACGACGATGTCATACTCCTCGCGGGCGAGCCGGTCCCCGGCCCTGACCTCGACGATCTCCACCGGAAACCTGTTTCGCTCGATGCCGAGCCCGATCGCCGCGCCGAGAATCCGGCCTGCGCCGCGCGGCCCATAGAGAATGACGGGCGCCGTCCGGTCCTGCAGCCCGAGTGTGCGGAGCAGCCCGGTGATGCCCAGTATGTGGTCCGCGTGATAGTGGGTGAAGAACACTTCGCGGAAGGCGAAGCTCACGCCGTAGCGCATCATCTGCCGTTGCGTGCCTTCTCCGCAATCGAGCAGCAGCGTCTCCCCTTCGCGCTGCACCGCGATGCCGGCGACGTTGCGCTCGATGCTGGGAACGGCGGCGCCGGTGCCCAGGAAGGTGGCGGAGAGCATGGGGGAAAATAGGCGGACAGACGGACAGGCGGTCAGGCGGTCAGGCGGACGGGCGGTCGGGGGCGTCCAGGCTGCGACAAAGGCCCCAGATGCAGCGGCTGGCCTGGCCCCGCAATCCGTCGAGCTCAGTCCAATGCGCTGGCGTGAGATAACCCAAGTCCAGCCCGAGGCGCAGAACGTAGGCGAGCTCAGCCACGGAGCCGAAGGCGATGTCGAGGTAGCGCCGAAACTCGCGCGGGCCTCGCTTCGCAGCGCCCTCGGCGATGTTGGAGGCCGCAGATACTGCGGCCCGCCGCGCCTGCGTCACCAGCCCGTAGCGTTCGTGGGGCGGCCATCCGCTCGTCGCTCTGTATACCGCGAGGACAAGTGTATGCGATAGCTGCCATGCCTCGAACCGCTCATAAGGCATCATCCCCCAACCTGCATTTACCCCACCCCAGATCCGGCACCAAACCCCCGCGCGCCGTACCCTCCGCCCGCCCGGTACCGACCGCCTGACCGCCCGACCGCCCCCTAAAACACCTTCACCGTAACCCCCAGCTTCCCGGGATTCTTCTCCAGCTCCCCTATCAACCGCTTCATCGACCCCGAGAGCTCCCTCAGATCGTTGTAAAAGCCGCTATCGGTGGCAAACTTGCCGATCGTCCCCCGGCCAGCGTTGACGCCGGCGAGGAGCGAGTCGAGCTGCGCGCTCGCCCCGCCGAGGGCTTCGGTCAGGTCGGCCACGTTGGCGGTGAGCGAGTCGGCGCGGCGCAGCGTACGCGCGAGCGCCGGATTCGCGAGCGTGCTGTCGAGCCGGGTGCTCAATTGCCGGAACGACGCCATCGTCCGCTCCAGCTCGGCCACCGTGCCGCTCTTGGGATCGGTCACCCGCTGCATGGCGCGGTCGGCCGTCGCCATCGTCTTCTGCAGCTGACGCAGCGTCTGGCGCAACTCGTCCGCAGTCTCCTTGTTCGCCACCTGCTCCAGGCCGATCAACACGCTGTCCGCCCGGCTGCTCAGTTGCTCGGCGCGGTCGCTCAGGCCCACCGCCTGGGTCCCGGCGATCACCTGCTCGCGCGGAAGCGGTTGCGGCGCCTTGCCCGGGTGCAGTACGATAGCCGCGTCGCCCACGAACCCGACCGCCACGATCTCGGCGCGCGCGTCGGTCTTGGGCACGATCCGGTCGGCGAGGCTTACACCCACCAGCACCTTGCCCGGCGCTTCGAGCCGGATCTGCTCCACCTTCCCGACCGACACGCCGGACACCTTCACCGGCGAGCTCTGCTTCAGGTTACCGATGTCGCTGAACCGGATGTGCCAGAGGTCGCCACGCGGGCCCAGCACCGATTTGCCGCTGAGCCACGTGGTCCCGACCACGAAGAGAACGATTGCGAGAATGACGAGTCCGCCCACGCTGACGTCCTGCTTGTAGCTCAGGTCCATGACGCGGCCTCAGGCGGCGAAGGTGGCGTTCGGGAAGTCCCGCTCCAGGAACTCCTTGACCTTGGGCTTGTCGGAGGCGAGAAACTCCTCCTGCGTGCCCGACTGCACGATCTTGCCGCCGGTGAGCAGCGCCAGGCGGTCGGCGGTGCGGAAGGCGCCGCGCACGTCGTGCGTCACCATTACGCTGGTGACGCCGAGCCCATCGCTCAGGCGCTTCACGAGATCATCGATCACGTCGGCGTTCACCGGGTCGAGGCCTGAGGTGGGCTCGTCGTACAGGAGATACTTGGGGCTCCCCGCGATCGCGCGTGCGATCCCCACCCGCTTCCGCATGCCGCCCGACAACTCGGCCGGAAACTTCTCCATGACGTCGGGCGAGAGGTTCACCAGCTTGAGGCACTCGGCCACGCGCGCGCGGCTGTAGTCGAGATCGCGATAGCGATCCTCGTCGGTGATGCCGAGCCGCACGTTCTCGAACACGTCCATGGAATCGAAGAGGGCGCCGTTCTGGAAGACGTAGCCGATCTCGGAGCGGAGCGCGGCCAGCTCCTTCCGCTTGAGCTTGCCGACGTCCTTGTCGTCCACGATCACGGTGCCCGAATCGGGCCGGATGAGCCCGATGATGTGCTTGAGCAGCACGCTCTTGCCCGTGCCCGAGGGGCCGAGCAGCGCCATCGTTTCGCCTTCGCGCACCACGAGGTTCACGCCGTCCAGCACCACTTGGCTCCCGAAGCGCTTGTGGACGTCGATCAGCTCGATCATTGGTTGAGCAGCAGCTTGGTGAGCACGACGTCGAGCAGCAGGATCAGCACCGAGCTGCTCACCACGGCGCCCGTCGTGGCCCGGCCCACGCCTTCGGCGCCCTGCTTGGTGGTGAACCCCATGTAGCAGGAGATGACGGTGATCGAGCCCGCAAAGAAGAACGCCTTGAGCACCGAGTAGGTGGCGTCGAACGGCCGCCAGAAGGTACGCGCGCCGTAGCTGAAGTCGGCGTTGGTGATGGGCAGCACGAGCCGCATCGAGAACCACCCCGAGCCGATGCCCATCACGTCCGCGATCACCGTGAGCGCGGGGATCATGACGAGCCCGGCGGCCACGCGCGGCAGGATGAGATGCGACGCCGGCGAGCGGCCGAGGCTCTCGAGCGCGTCGATCTGCTCGGTGACGCGCATCGTGCCGAGCTCGGCCGCGTAGCGCGCGCCGATCCTCCCGGCGAGGATGAGGCCGGTGAGCACAGGTCCGAGCTCCAGCACGATGGATTCGACGATGACGCCCGCGAGATAGTAGATGGGAATGGTGCCGGTGAACTGGTAGCGCGCCTGCAGCGCGGTGACCGCGCCAGCGAAGCCGGAGATGAGCAGCACGATGAACAGGCTGCCGACCCCGATGTTCCACGCTTCGGTCATGGCGCGCGGAACCCAGATCCGCCACTCGTTGACGCTTCGCACCACGTCGCCGAGCATCAGCGTCACCCGCCCCACGTGCGACGCCGCGTTCAGCGTCCAGCGACCCACGTAGCGGCGGACGTCGAGGGTTTCGGCGGCGGGCATGGCATTATCTTCACCCCGCATGCCTCGCAAGTCCACCCCTCGCATTGCGTTGTTCCGCCGCTTGCTGCTCCGCTGGTACCGCCGGCACGGGCGCGATCTGCCCTGGCGCCGCACCCGCGATCCCTATCGCGTGCTGGTGTCCGAGTTCATGCTGCAGCAGACCCAGGTGAGCCGGGTGGAGGCGTATTACGATCGCTTTGTCGAGCGCTGGCCCACGGTCGAGTCGCTCGCCCGCGCAACCCCGAAGGCAGTGCGCGAGAGCTGGGAGGGCCTGGGCTACTACCGCCGCGCCGCGCACCTCCACCGGCTGGCGCGCACCGTCGTGCGGGATGGCGGCGTCATCCCGAGCGATCCGGCCGAGCTGCGCCGGCTTCCCGGTGTGGGACGCTACACGGCGGGTGCGGTCGCCTGCTTTGCCTTTGAGCGGCCGACGCCCGCCGTCGACACCAACGTCGCCCGCGTCATCCGCCGCGCCTTTCACAGGCGCGCGACGAGCGAA from Gemmatimonadales bacterium encodes:
- a CDS encoding CocE/NonD family hydrolase C-terminal non-catalytic domain-containing protein translates to MANGTMRVYLTTERAGGAHRLGTALPAAATGTTQTTDPLPQATELSGLFSGRLDFVTNKKDFDFSVALFELTPQHRYLQLSSCRAPASYVGHLSRRRLLTGGAHERIVFTACG
- a CDS encoding DUF4397 domain-containing protein; translation: MGRLRTIVATLAAGLAVAACNDSTNPAANSAQLRVVQAVPASPTLDVLLDGGVLVQDLAAGSFVPYRLVTAGARKVDVTTSDGTPVASTTATLLDQSSYTLLIAGTVGAVDVKLFTDDIQLPPTDKTKLHVVQASPAEGTVDVYVTAPGADLTTATPTFAGVTFETSTDTRIIPAGSYQVRVTPAGSKIADIDAGTLMFNSGQVQTVFVVDKTGGGKPGTVAVVLDNF
- a CDS encoding DUF2238 domain-containing protein, with translation MGEGDEALRSRRRYEVALLALVLLVLAWSAAAPKDRFTWLLEVFPVLIGLPIVVATHARFPLTPLAYGLLAVHACILMVGGRYTYAQVPLGFWMERGLGLARNDYDRIGHFAQGFVPAIVVREVLWRTSPLRKSRWLPFLVLCVCLAISASYELFEWGTAMATGTAADAFLGTQGDPWDTQWDMFTALVGAAAALAALSRVHDRQLARIAR
- the rnz gene encoding ribonuclease Z, which encodes MLSATFLGTGAAVPSIERNVAGIAVQREGETLLLDCGEGTQRQMMRYGVSFAFREVFFTHYHADHILGITGLLRTLGLQDRTAPVILYGPRGAGRILGAAIGLGIERNRFPVEIVEVRAGDRLAREEYDIVVFPTEHRAETVGYALAEHERRGRFDPARARELGVPEGPLWGRLHRGQTVELPDGRSVGAAELVGPPRRGRTLVYTGDTRPCVTVVEAARGADLLIHEATFAGDERARAEETGHSTAAEAAEVARQAGVRRLVLTHISPRYNWDASELVAEAKAVFPAATVARDGLTIEVPFADAPADGASVDAASADG
- a CDS encoding MlaD family protein, with product MDLSYKQDVSVGGLVILAIVLFVVGTTWLSGKSVLGPRGDLWHIRFSDIGNLKQSSPVKVSGVSVGKVEQIRLEAPGKVLVGVSLADRIVPKTDARAEIVAVGFVGDAAIVLHPGKAPQPLPREQVIAGTQAVGLSDRAEQLSSRADSVLIGLEQVANKETADELRQTLRQLQKTMATADRAMQRVTDPKSGTVAELERTMASFRQLSTRLDSTLANPALARTLRRADSLTANVADLTEALGGASAQLDSLLAGVNAGRGTIGKFATDSGFYNDLRELSGSMKRLIGELEKNPGKLGVTVKVF
- a CDS encoding ATP-binding cassette domain-containing protein translates to MIELIDVHKRFGSQVVLDGVNLVVREGETMALLGPSGTGKSVLLKHIIGLIRPDSGTVIVDDKDVGKLKRKELAALRSEIGYVFQNGALFDSMDVFENVRLGITDEDRYRDLDYSRARVAECLKLVNLSPDVMEKFPAELSGGMRKRVGIARAIAGSPKYLLYDEPTSGLDPVNADVIDDLVKRLSDGLGVTSVMVTHDVRGAFRTADRLALLTGGKIVQSGTQEEFLASDKPKVKEFLERDFPNATFAA
- a CDS encoding ABC transporter permease; this encodes MPAAETLDVRRYVGRWTLNAASHVGRVTLMLGDVVRSVNEWRIWVPRAMTEAWNIGVGSLFIVLLISGFAGAVTALQARYQFTGTIPIYYLAGVIVESIVLELGPVLTGLILAGRIGARYAAELGTMRVTEQIDALESLGRSPASHLILPRVAAGLVMIPALTVIADVMGIGSGWFSMRLVLPITNADFSYGARTFWRPFDATYSVLKAFFFAGSITVISCYMGFTTKQGAEGVGRATTGAVVSSSVLILLLDVVLTKLLLNQ